The Rhineura floridana isolate rRhiFlo1 chromosome 14, rRhiFlo1.hap2, whole genome shotgun sequence genomic sequence tcggagtcagacggtagaaaaatagaggagttggagttgaaggtttggcgtaccgactccacagccctgagcaGACACATGAGTGCAACATTACTTTTTTTGTGGTGTGTAGAGGTGATTAATTCACAAGTCATTGCTATGCAGAGCAAGTGGTTATTTTTGTTATGGTAAGCAGCAGTTCTTATTGTTTGGGATGAGCATATTATGTTTGCTAGTGAGAGAACAAAGCAGGGTACCCTTACAAAGAACTTCTAGGTTCTGTTGCTCAGTCACATAACTGAAGGGGCTGTTTCTTGCATGTGAGGGAGGAAAACAGGGCAAGATGCTTTCTCTCTCCTCTGGTCTTAAAAAAGCTAGAGGTgctattttccctatgagtccggccatcacaacgggtttcagctccacctatcgtgcgaaggcaagaatgtctttgaagtcaagactaggggcgtcaggcccctcccactccccagttcattcttgccttcgtacgaacaagattggaatttcacatagcatttagctaagtctcgtatttgtttgtgtatttgtctttaaagccttttttccGTTTTGTGTTTAGCCTACtgagggtcccctcagagaccgcagCTGCGGCTTTCTTCGCCCTTTCCTCAGAGCtattcaatttattttatttccttgactgggggctccctctgagaccgcggctgcggctctcttcgttttggcagtttcaagccccccccccgctccgTTGTATCCGTAGCCTGGGGGCTCCCtcagaccgcggctgcggtttctcttttttgatcgcttttgatcgcttttgaccctccctcccccccccgatctGTTGCCGCGGCTGCAgcttatccgatctcagcgggagcttgcagctgcggctcccgccgttaccccTTTGCCTCAGAtcaccctcgctacgtggcttacttcccactgcgaagggctttacagaccgcgacggcggctctctctgcggcggctgccatTTTTCCCCTACCTGTTTCCTTCCGGGGATTTTCtagagccgctactgcggttttcggcgagtccgtgctgggcagccctcccccagttcgcttccgacggccaccattgcttcttccctctccgccattttttcccgctcttttttttttccgggcgccattttttctttttgattttgaatttcccgccctttttgttccccttattatcggatacctcccctgcaggctatctatccgtacgtttgtgtatatgtgctgctgacaaatttatacacggctgatttacacacatttactgtggctgtaatcatagtggctgaattatattatcaaggctggagctccaatcctagtgggctggattgtattatcaaggctggagctttaatcctagtggctggattacattatcaaggctggagctttaatatcagtggctgacttgtattaaatctgatttacattgtatatcctgctccctctggggccgtgaacaagccaaaaaaaaaacacccagcctacagcactaatctgagtgtgccaactctaaaacagcctatattatattaacgctgatacctcagtgcattctgccccctctgcggcagtgcatttcgccatctgccagtgtatcctaccccctccgtggtagtacgctgtgccagttcgggtctttacatcctgccccctccgtggcagtgtactgcacccaggttaaTATAagatgacagaacagccaggcatgtcaccatcaacacacatggtgccagatcagccagacatgccacaatcagccaagccacaacatcctaacacgtctaagaccagacatgccaaagcactggctaagacaaaacatctttccagccatagtaaaccaaagcgccctcgttatgtctctgtgccaaccaccaccacagcacagacacacataagtgatattttacattctcctgctactgcctctgTCGAGGAAGAGTTTGTGGGCTTTCCCGCtcactgttcgcctaacgaacctacctctggcttaccgcctcagacatctgttccaatagttcaccaggcacatacatctcccacatctggtctgcagctgtctcctgatttcctctcccaactccaagccatgctggcttttttcacacgaatgcagtcactaccacaagttcctgccatacctccactcaacatggaccaacgtccgttccatgaagctcatccttcctgctcaccagatccctttgatgtagccaaaggcagatgtacggacgaagcctcgtatgcggaggagtcaattttcactgaccatgttgaaggagacgactggagcgactattcagatcatgaggaggatacatcgtatcgcttgttcaatacctcagattatcaaccgctagcacgtagggtacttcatacccttggtctccagactgcgccttcaacttcgtccgccccagctatcaaaggggccaaggtcctcaaatctcctgcacctactgaacactacatcccggtgccggacccaattgccaaattagcctccgaagaatgggcccacccactcaaagctcgacgcttcaagaacctggctgacagactttacaccctagccccagactttgccaccaagttagatgtccctggcatagatgaaccaatcgctcgcctcgtttcacgatctcttttgcccagggaaggggaatcccacctaaaagatactacggagcgacgaatagacttcgccctccgcaagaatcacgaggccactgccctagccatgcgtgcctccgcttcagcctccatcttctccagagcatctatgatgtggatggatgaccttctagaggatgctaaccctgatcctgtcaccttcaaaagagcactattgaaattacgtaagacagcagcttttgtggccgatgccactttggatgccacccaattaggggcacgagccatgacaactcaaatagtcgctcgtcgcaccctctggcttcgccactggcaagctgattcggcggccagactgaacctgtccaaggctccctactccggatctctactcttcggcgaggaagctctaaaggcagttctggttgatccaaaagatgcccacaaaccggttctggccacagtcaagaacatcgaccacaggcccttcaggcgattttccTCCTTTCGTTCCaaccagtcctttcgaggaacgtggccaggaggacgaggccgcgacttcagaccctatgaccccaacgcattcaggggctcctggaaccgacgctcccaaggcagaggtcagtaccaagggcgcagaggcaactcatcgtcctcatataagggaggccccCGCCTACTCAAGTAGTATTAACGTCCTCCCCATAGgcggcagattacttaattttggagatcgatggctgcgccttactacggtctcctggatcagggaccttttcactcatggctataccatagagttctgggcaaccccttcagacagattccacccgtctccttgcccaagggcaccagccaggcacaacatcatgcagacagctatacatcacctcctggacatagcggcgatagagccagttcccacaactgagaggtcggaaggggtgtactccctcctatttgctgtgccaaaacgagatttatcttggagggcggtattggaccttaAGTTTGTCAAcagttttgtaacatatcgcaggttcaaaatggaatctctccattccattaccgagagtctgcatgaaggagacttcctggcttctatcgaccttaaggaagcgtatctccatgtgcccatttgcatagcccacagaaagtttcttcggtttgcctttggcc encodes the following:
- the LOC133369694 gene encoding uncharacterized protein LOC133369694; this encodes MTEQPGMSPSTHMVPDQPDMPQSAKPQHPNTSKTRHAKALAKTKHLSSHSKPKRPRYVSVPTTTTAQTHISDILHSPATASVEEEFVGFPAHCSPNEPTSGLPPQTSVPIVHQAHTSPTSGLQLSPDFLSQLQAMLAFFTRMQSLPQVPAIPPLNMDQRPFHEAHPSCSPDPFDVAKGRCTDEASYAEESIFTDHVEGDDWSDYSDHEEDTSYRLFNTSDYQPLARRVLHTLGLQTAPSTSSAPAIKGAKVLKSPAPTEHYIPVPDPIAKLASEEWAHPLKARRFKNLADRLYTLAPDFATKLDVPGIDEPIARLVSRSLLPREGESHLKDTTERRIDFALRKNHEATALAMRASASASIFSRASMMWMDDLLEDANPDPVTFKRALLKLRKTAAFVADATLDATQLGARAMTTQIVARRTLWLRHWQADSAARLNLSKAPYSGSLLFGEEALKAVLVDPKDAHKPVLATVKNIDHRPFRRFSSFRSNQSFRGTWPGGRGRDFRPYDPNAFRGSWNRRSQGRDLRLACQLRQKPSPTNPTPTTSWGNVGHPAGNGLPGSRSHHCHHKHCKVPDATNIRRRHASRQSARDVYLHNPHCALGSSPHSAPSVDPVAFSKRHCQLQPSQGSFEPRSAPLFPLVDQGSTPLQGHVVQRTPQNRRNHRRQPHRLGSPLQLPVRSRGLVQRRAISKHQLAGTKGCPLSSMSFSVSVPFASCAHSNRQHMCKITFEQTGAPGLVLCRT